The following proteins are encoded in a genomic region of [Eubacterium] hominis:
- a CDS encoding Nif3-like dinuclear metal center hexameric protein, translating into MQIIDVIQHLEEQGTWVNRAYQTRDHILFGDSHQEIERVGVCWVATKQVIQEAIKKDIHFIITHENPFYQCSTRMMSAAIDAANDKKALLEQNHICVYRCHDVWDCLPEYGVHDQWAKRLGFTFEERKVSSYYQSAMIPEMSVKELANHVMNVLKEDGQQGVYVFGNTDKIVKRITIGTGAATNIYEMLPHHPEAVIVSDDGIKNYDAVQYAIDVDIPMIVVHHSCCEIPGMKAMENYLHHVFPMLDVSYLKEGYDVTHYVCE; encoded by the coding sequence ATGCAAATTATTGATGTAATACAACATTTAGAAGAGCAGGGAACATGGGTCAATCGAGCATATCAAACAAGAGATCATATATTATTTGGAGATAGTCATCAGGAAATAGAACGTGTTGGTGTTTGCTGGGTAGCAACAAAGCAAGTAATCCAAGAAGCTATAAAAAAAGATATTCATTTTATTATTACACATGAAAATCCATTTTATCAATGCTCTACAAGAATGATGAGTGCTGCAATCGATGCAGCAAATGATAAGAAAGCGTTATTAGAACAAAATCATATATGTGTCTATCGCTGTCATGATGTTTGGGATTGTTTACCAGAATATGGTGTTCATGATCAATGGGCAAAAAGGTTAGGTTTTACATTTGAGGAAAGAAAGGTATCTTCTTATTATCAAAGTGCCATGATTCCGGAAATGAGTGTAAAAGAACTGGCCAATCACGTTATGAATGTGTTAAAAGAGGATGGACAACAAGGGGTTTATGTTTTTGGCAACACAGATAAGATTGTGAAAAGAATAACCATCGGTACAGGTGCCGCAACAAATATATATGAAATGCTTCCACATCATCCTGAAGCTGTGATCGTTAGCGATGATGGTATTAAAAACTATGATGCTGTACAATATGCAATTGATGTAGATATCCCCATGATTGTAGTACATCATTCATGTTGTGAAATACCGGGTATGAAAGCTATGGAAAACTATCTGCATCATGTATTTCCAATGCTAGATGTTTCCTATTTAAAAGAGGGATATGATGTTACACATTATGTTTGTGAGTAA
- a CDS encoding PTS sugar transporter subunit IIC, which yields MSFQTMNEKIEKHILPIANKLSSQRHLRAIRDAFISLLPITLMGGVTAVISAAPVTEETTNGFLLAWASFVQQNSMLLNWISALTLGGMSIYVCIAITYYLTRHFKHDFLVPAMLSVCGFLMLVMTPQQLGWDGKVVEISYMDGKGILPAILISILTVEAYHFMRSHDWGRINLPPSVPASLSETFASLVPGFVIISGYVAIFAIFHAFDTTFPEFIYTSMAPSLQAADSLLFIVIMTLLVHFFWFFGIHDAALSGILAPIRDGNLSINVAAKAAGEALPHVFTTPFWVYFVAIGGCGSLLALAILLVRSKSKQLKTVGRIGIIPAFFGIGEPIVFGVPVMLNPYYLIPFLCASTFNAIVSFVLMESNIIGRTFAMLSWQMPNIPGAFLSTMDIKAMFLVCGLLVVDILIYYPFFKMHEKQCVAMELETEDEEE from the coding sequence ATGTCATTTCAAACAATGAATGAAAAAATAGAAAAACATATTTTACCGATTGCAAATAAACTTAGTTCACAGCGTCATTTACGAGCAATTCGAGATGCATTTATTTCATTATTGCCAATTACATTAATGGGTGGTGTAACCGCAGTAATCAGTGCAGCACCTGTCACAGAAGAAACAACAAATGGATTCTTATTAGCCTGGGCATCATTTGTGCAACAAAATAGTATGCTGTTAAACTGGATCAGTGCATTAACATTAGGTGGAATGTCTATCTATGTATGTATCGCAATTACATATTATTTAACGCGCCATTTCAAACATGATTTTCTAGTACCAGCAATGTTAAGTGTTTGTGGTTTCTTGATGTTAGTAATGACACCGCAGCAACTTGGCTGGGATGGAAAAGTTGTGGAAATATCTTATATGGATGGAAAGGGTATTTTACCAGCAATCTTAATTTCTATACTAACTGTAGAAGCATATCATTTCATGCGTTCACATGATTGGGGAAGAATCAATCTTCCACCAAGTGTACCAGCATCATTAAGTGAAACATTTGCTTCCCTTGTGCCAGGTTTTGTGATTATTTCTGGATATGTTGCGATATTTGCGATATTCCATGCATTTGATACAACCTTCCCTGAATTTATTTATACTTCAATGGCACCTTCTTTACAGGCTGCAGATAGCTTGTTATTTATCGTTATTATGACTTTATTGGTACATTTCTTCTGGTTCTTTGGTATCCATGATGCAGCCTTATCTGGAATCCTTGCACCAATTCGTGATGGAAATTTATCTATCAATGTAGCCGCAAAAGCAGCAGGAGAAGCATTGCCTCATGTATTTACAACACCTTTCTGGGTATATTTTGTAGCGATTGGTGGCTGTGGCTCTTTATTGGCATTAGCGATTTTATTAGTACGTTCTAAATCTAAACAGTTAAAAACCGTAGGGCGTATTGGTATCATTCCAGCTTTCTTTGGAATTGGTGAACCAATTGTATTTGGTGTTCCTGTTATGTTGAACCCATATTACTTAATACCATTCTTATGTGCTTCTACATTTAATGCGATTGTATCGTTTGTTTTGATGGAAAGTAATATCATAGGAAGAACATTTGCAATGTTATCCTGGCAGATGCCAAACATTCCCGGAGCCTTTTTATCCACAATGGATATCAAAGCGATGTTCCTTGTATGTGGTCTATTAGTTGTGGATATTTTGATTTACTATCCATTCTTTAAGATGCATGAAAAACAATGTGTTGCAATGGAACTGGAAACGGAAGATGAAGAAGAGTAA
- a CDS encoding PTS sugar transporter subunit IIB, giving the protein MKKVMLVCNAGMSTGILAKRIQDASKGAFEVHAYGEAEFMQHLDGVELILVGPQIRHQIPTIEAQVNIPVKGIAPQHYGMMDGKGVLKDIIKILGE; this is encoded by the coding sequence ATGAAAAAAGTAATGTTGGTTTGTAATGCAGGTATGTCTACAGGGATATTAGCAAAGCGTATTCAGGATGCAAGTAAAGGGGCATTTGAGGTACATGCTTATGGAGAAGCTGAATTTATGCAGCATTTGGATGGTGTAGAATTGATTTTAGTAGGACCACAGATTCGTCATCAGATTCCTACAATTGAAGCACAGGTAAATATTCCTGTAAAAGGAATCGCACCACAACATTATGGTATGATGGATGGAAAAGGAGTTTTAAAAGACATTATTAAAATTTTAGGAGAATAA